The following DNA comes from Thermococcus piezophilus.
ATAGGTGAGCTCAACTGCTATAGCCCCGAGGACGCGGACACGCTTTACCTTTTTGATCAGCCCCAAATGTTCTCCCCTCGTGTAGAAGCTCAGCGCTTCTTTCCCGCGCTCGGGCTTCCTGACGTGAATTTGTCTCCCGTTCATGAACGCTCCAGTACCTGGAATTCCCTCGTAGAAGTGTCCCGTGACGAACTCATATATTGCGCCGTAACGGGGCTTTTTACCCTCGAAAACAGCAAAGCTGAAGGCGAAGATGGGTATTCCAGCGGCAAAGTTGTAGGAACCGTCTATCGGATCAATGACCACTGTATAGTCGCTCCCGCTGTCGATGACGCCTATCTCCTCACTGACGATATTAACGCCAAGCGGCTGGAGCCTGCTCAGCACTATCTCCTCAGCCACCTTATCGACGTATTTCGTAACGTCGCCGCTCACGTTGGTTCCAACCGTTTCTCCAGCCTTTGGAGTCCCGAAGAGAGGCATCACAACCTTTTCAACTTCCTTGGCCATCTCTATGGCCACTTCGTTCCATTCCATAGTCAAACCCCCATAAACATTCTCAGTAGGTTCCTCGTCCCGGGAGCAAACCCAAGGAGGAATATCACAAGCTTCACGAACTCCCCCATGTCTCTCTCAGCCTCGTTCTCAACTACATGGTCAATTAGGTAAACGACGAGCAGGAGCATGACGAACTTTAGGATGTACATCGTGGCCGCCGTTCCCGTATGCTCAATGAAAAAGCGGGACAGGACATGCTGCTCCCAGTAGCCCATGAAGTCAACGCCGACGAAGGTCGTTGTCGCGTCGTAGAAGTGGGCGTAGAAAAGCCAGCTGTTATCCGCTATAATCTTGACCTTCTTCGTGAGCAGCCAGATAGAAGTCTCGGCCACTACCAGGGCAGGGATAAAGTACTTCAGAACCTCCCAGTTGAAAGAGACTTTGGAGTAGCTTATCCCAAGCACGAAGACGTTGAAGAGCAGCAGCACTATCCCGAACCCGAAGAACGCCCTCTGCCAGTCACACCCCCTGCAGTGCCTGTGGCTCACGTAGAGGGCGAGCGACGTGAAGGCAGTAACCATGAAATAGATGCCGGGAGTTACTGTTAGATAAGTTCTCGGATAGATGGTCGCGTCGGTCATGGCCCTCATCAACGCGCCAAGTGCTATATACGGGAGGAGCGCCTTGAAGAACTGCCTGTCAGTACTGATTCCAGCTCTCTTCAGTGCCCTGTACACGACCACCACACCTATACCAAGGATTACCGCGTAGGTGAGTGTGTTCACTACGTTGTAGCCCTCGTTGTTCACGATGGGTTCAATGAAGTATCTGTAAAAGAACTCCCAGAGACCCATTTGACCACCATAGACGGTTGTTCCGATAGCCTTAAAGCTTTTCCCACATAATTTCTATGGATGGTGAGGAGGATGCACCTGATGCAACTGCCAAGGGAAGTATTGCTGGGTGAGAACCTTAAGGGAGAAGTCGTTAACGTCGCGAGAAGGCTCAAATTGGGGCGGAGAGTCCTTGTTCTTTATGGGTCCAAGACGAGGGAAATAGCGGGGAAGGACGTAGAGAAGAACCTCCGTGGAGAGTTCAAGGTGGGTGCGCTCACGGTGAAAGAGGCCAGCATGGAGGAAGTCAAGAGGACGCTGGATAGAATAAGGGATGAGGGTATTGACTGGCTCATAGCCGTTGGCGGCGGAAGCATAATAGACGTCGCCAAGCTCGCCTCCTTCAAGGCTGGGATTCCCTTTATCAGCTTTCCGACCACCGCTTCCCACGACGGAATAGCGAGCGCGAACGCATCAATAAAGGACATAGAGACAAAGACGTCCATCAAGGCCGTTCCGCCGGTAGCGGTCATAGCGGACGTGAAGGTCATCAAAACGGCCCCCTACCGCTACCTGGCCGCGGGGGTTGGCGACATAATCTCTAACCTGACCGCGGTGAAAGACTGGCTGCTGGCCCACAGGCTCAGAGGGGAATACTACAGCGAGTATGCGGCGTCTCTCTCTTTGATGAGCGCCAAGATGGTGATAAAAAACGCCAACATAATAAGGCTCGGCAACGAGGAGAGCGTGAGGAAGGTCATAAAGGGTCTAATCTCAAGCGGCGTTGCGATGAGCATAGCGGGCTCCTCAAGGCCGGCAAGCGGTGCCGAGCACCTATTCAGCCACGCGCTCGACATGATAACACCTAAACCAGCACTCCACGGCGAGCAGTGCGGCGTCGGGACGATAATAACGGCCTACCTCCACGGCCTCAAGTGGAAGACAATTAGGGAAACCTTAAAGAAGGTGGGAGCGCCAACTAACGCATACGAGTTGGGAATCGACCCCGAGTATATCATCGAGGCGCTCACGATTGCACACACCATAAGGCCCGAGCGCTACACAATACTCGGAAAAGAGGGTCTTACCAGAGAGGCGGCCGAAAAAGCCGCTAAAATCACTGGAGTCATCTGACGATCATCACTCACGGAGGTGTTTGGAATGGCAATAATCACGTTAGTCGGAGAAAAGCTGGCAAGGCCTGGTGTTGAATTCATATATTACGGCCCAGCAGAACCGTGCAGGACCTGTAAGCTCGCAGGAGTCTGCGTTGGAAACCTTGAGCCAGGAAGGCGCTACAAGATTCTGCGCGTAAGGAGCATGCCCTCGCACTCCTGTCCGCTCCACGAGGGCAAGGTCAGAATCGTTGAAGTGGTGGAACCATCGGTGGAGATAGCGATAGAGCCGAGGCTGGCCATAGCAGGCTCGGTGATAAAGCTCGGCTTCGCCGATTGCGACGACCCAGAAAAGCAGGATCTCTTCAGGCCAGAGGGGCTCTTTGAGGGGGACAGCGTCAAGATAATCGAAGTCTTAGGCGACATCGAGTGCAATGGAAAGCACTACAAGATCGTCAAGGTCATGAGGAAAAAGGACTAACCCTTATTTAATCTTTTTCCACAAAAGCCACTAACTCTTTTCCACCAGCCGAAACTTTGTAGGCCCTTGCCTCTCCTTCAAAGGCCTTCCTGATTGCCTTCATGGTCCTCTCACGTCTCCTCAAGAGCTCCTGTGCCTCCTCAACGCTCACCGCTTTGAACCTCAGCCTCTCACCTGGCCTGCTCTGGGCAACGAGGGGGACATCAACGCGGGCAACCATCCCTATCTTCGCGTAGCCGCCAGTGGTCTGGCAGTCGGCCATCATGATTATCGGCTTTCCGTTTGCTGGAACCTGAATTGAACCGATTGGAACGGCGTCTGTCACAATGTCAGCGCCTTTCTCCGAGTGCTCTATTTGAGGCCCGTCGAGGCGGTAACCCATCCGATCCGATTCGGGCGTTACGGTGTAGGACCCGCTCAGGAAAGTTTCTATTCCCTCATCAGTAAAGTGGTCGAGGTTCGGTCCGGGGATCACTCGGATAACTTTCTCCTTTGCTGAATAATCGGGCTTCAGCTCCCTGGGAAGAACTCTACCTTCCTTACCCGTTAGAAGGGTGTACCCGAGCGTTAGCCTATCGCCTGCCTTTAAAGGCCTGCCAAGGCCTGCCCGCGTATAGGTCGAGCAGCTGCCGAGGAGCCTTTCACACTTAATTCCTCCAGCGAAAGCGATATAGCCGTATAGACCGCTCCTCAGCGTTTCAACTTCCAGAACGTCGCCGCGCTTTGCCCAGTAACTCCTCCAGAGTTCTATGGGAACACCGTTGAGCTTAACCTCCACGTCCCCAGCGACGGCAAAGACGGCTGAGGCGTTGAAGAGGATGGTCGGCCCGGCCAGAAGAAACTCGAGAACCGGGGCGTTATCCGGATTACCAACTATGTAGTTGGCTAACCTCGCACTCACCTCGTCCATGACGCCGCTCGTGGAGACACCGAGCTTCCTATAGCCGAATCTACCAAGATCCTGGATAGTTAGGAGTGATGGGACATTAAGGAGATCAATCATTTATCATCCCTCCACTGTATAGCTCCCAGAACTCCTCCTCACTTATCGGTACGAACTTCACGTAGTCGCCAGGCTGGAGAAGCGTTGGTGAATCTTTCCTCGGATCGAAAAGCTTCAGGGGAGTTCTGCCGATGAGCCGCCAGCCGCCGGGGCTTTCGAGGGGATATATGCCCGTCTGCTTTCCAGCTATGCCCACGCTCCCGGCGGGAACCTTCAGCCTCGGCTTTTCTAGGCGGGGAGTGGCTATCCTCTCGTCCATTCCACCCAGGTAGGCAAAGCCCGGAGTGAAGCCGAGCATGTAGACCCTGTAGAACTGCCTCGAGTGAATCTCGATGACATCATCCACGCTGAGACCATTGTATTGAGCGACGAACTCGATGTCGGGCCCGAAATCACCGCCGTAAACCGTTGGGATCTCGACTATTCTCGACTTCTCATCATCCGGCTCAGCGGAGAGGAAAGGTTTCACTGCCTCAACGACCTCTGTATAGCTCACCATGAGAGGATCGTAGTATACGTAAACGGTTGAGTAGGTCGGGACTACCTCGACGAGCCACTCCGGACTGGCCTTTTCGATGGCTCTCGCCACAACGTGGACTTTTTCGTTTATTTCCTCATCTATAACCTCACCGAAAGAAATAACGAGCGCTGAGTCGCCGGCTGGTTTAAACTCGACCATGCTCTCACCTTATAAATTCACCCATCGGTACTACCTTGACGCCTTCCTCTTCGAGGATGCGCCTGATATAAGCTGCTATCTCCACAGCCTTCGGGTTGTCCCCGTGGACGCAGATTGTGTCGGCTCTGAGCTCAACCCATTCCCCGTTGATGGCCTTAACGCAGCCGTCCTTCACCATAGAGATAACGCGCTCGGCTATGAGCTCTTTGTCGTGTATTACCGCCCCCGGCTTCCCCCTTGGAACAAGCGTGCCGTCTGGATTATAGGCCCTGTCTGCGAAAACCTCATGCGCAACCTTTAGTTTCATCTCCTCAGCTATTTCGGCCGCCCTTGAACCCGAGAGTGTTACGAAGATCAGCCCTTTGTCGAAGTCCGCTATTCCCTCCATAACCGCCCTAGCGAGTTCCTCGTCCTTCACAAGGGCGTTGTAGAGCGCGCCGTGGGGCTTGACGTGCTGGAGTTCCATTCCTTCAGCCTTTGTGAAGGCGTAAAGCGCGCCGATCTGGTACAGAATATAGTTTCTGGCCTCCTCGGGGGTAAGCTTCATGTACCTCCTCCCAAAACCCATGAGATCTGGATAACCCGGATGGGCACCGACGGCGATGCCTTTCTCCTTCGCAAGTCTGACGGTTTTCCTCATGACGATTGGGTCTCCAGCGTGCCAGCCGGTGGCAACGTTGGCGCTGGTTATGCGGTTCATAACCTCCTCGTCGAGGCCGAGTTTATAGCGGCCGAAGCTCTCACCCATGTCCGAGTTAAGGTCGACCCTCATTTCCATCACCGGGTTCATTTCGACAGAAATCTAAAAAAGGGTTTCTCCGAGTTTTGACCATGAAGGTTCAGGTCATCGATGCCGCGATATTCATCCAGGGGATTGACGTCGAAGGTGTAACCACTCCAAAGGTCGTTGAAGAGGTAAAAGACCCCGAGTCGGGACTCTTCTTGGAGGGCCTGATTAACGCGGGGAAGATTAGGGTGCTGATGCCCTCGCGCGAGAGCATCGAGGCAGTTAGGGAAGCGGCCAAAAGAACCGGCGAGCTAGGGGAGCTGAGTGAGGCAGATATGGAAATCCTCGCCTTGGCTTACGAGCTCAAGGCTGTCCTATTCACCGACGACTACAACCTGCAGAACATCGCCAAAACGCTTGGCATCGAGTTCAAAACGCTCAAAAGAGGCATAAAGCGCGTTATAAGATGGAGCTACGTCTGCATCGGCTGCGGGAAGAAGTTTACAAGTGAGCCTCCGGAAGGAATCTGCTCAGACTGCGGAAGCCCCGTGAGGCTCATTCCAAGAAAGCGCCCGAGGAGGCGTCGGCGCTCATAGGGTATATCATCGGTTCTTCTCATCCCGTCTTGGATTCGTCACCCGCCTCCCCGGGCGGCGTCAGGGCCAGTCCTCGTCATCACTAAGCTCGGTGCAATTCGCTGTCATCATCCGCGGTCGTTCATTGGAGGTAATAGGATATAAGCTTTCTCAGCTCGAGGTTGCGCTCTGGCTTGAGCCTCAAAAAGCGCTTGAGCTGGTTGTTCTCGGCGATAAGGCCGAATAGCTCAATTGCCAGGAGTTTATTGTCCTCGCTCACGCCATAAGCCTTAAAGCGCAGTGGAGCGTACTCTTTCTCCAGCTCCCACACCTTCTCCTCAAGCTCCCCGCCCGGTTCCTTAAACTCACCAAGGAGAGCGATTTCAATTACCCTCTCCGGCGGGACAGAGTACCTCTCGCTCAACCCTTCAATCTCACTCCAGAGCTCTTCGCCAAGCTCGAGTTCGATTTTGCCGAAGCCTTTCTCGGGTTTGATGACGAGCTTCACCTTGTCCACACTCCATAAGCGAATCGTTCACGATTTGTGAAATTTCTCCAGTTCTTTCTTTTTCTCTTCAAGCTGCTTCCTCAGCTCCTTGTTCTCCTCTCTCAGCCTGTTTCTCTCGGCCACCATGAACTCCCTATCCCTCAAAGCCTTCCCGTAAAACTCTCTCAGCTCCTCAAGCTCGCTCTCCATCTCGGGGAGCTTCTCCTCCAGCGCTTTAACTTTCTCCCCCAAAATCTCTTCGCGCTCGGCTTTCAACATTTCCTCAACTTTTGGAAGGTGTTCTTTGATAAGGGCTTCAAGGTCTCTGCCCTTCAGAGATTTGAACTTCTCACAGGGCAAGACTATCCGAATTTCGTTCATTTTCTCTTCCACCCCATCTCTGTCTTTCTGTCGTAGTAGAGAACATAGAAAGCCAGCAACCCTTTCCACTTACCGTGCGGTTTGATGAGCTCTCTCGCGTCCTTTTCCTTGACCTCTTTTACCTTCATTCCGAAAATCTTTGCTATCCCCCTTCTCAGTCCCCAGTCACCCGCGGGATATGTGTTCTTCCTCAGCCCATAGGCTAAGAACAACTCGGCGCTCCACCTCCCGATTTCGCGGAA
Coding sequences within:
- a CDS encoding DUF63 family protein, producing the protein MGLWEFFYRYFIEPIVNNEGYNVVNTLTYAVILGIGVVVVYRALKRAGISTDRQFFKALLPYIALGALMRAMTDATIYPRTYLTVTPGIYFMVTAFTSLALYVSHRHCRGCDWQRAFFGFGIVLLLFNVFVLGISYSKVSFNWEVLKYFIPALVVAETSIWLLTKKVKIIADNSWLFYAHFYDATTTFVGVDFMGYWEQHVLSRFFIEHTGTAATMYILKFVMLLLVVYLIDHVVENEAERDMGEFVKLVIFLLGFAPGTRNLLRMFMGV
- a CDS encoding NAD(P)-dependent glycerol-1-phosphate dehydrogenase codes for the protein MHLMQLPREVLLGENLKGEVVNVARRLKLGRRVLVLYGSKTREIAGKDVEKNLRGEFKVGALTVKEASMEEVKRTLDRIRDEGIDWLIAVGGGSIIDVAKLASFKAGIPFISFPTTASHDGIASANASIKDIETKTSIKAVPPVAVIADVKVIKTAPYRYLAAGVGDIISNLTAVKDWLLAHRLRGEYYSEYAASLSLMSAKMVIKNANIIRLGNEESVRKVIKGLISSGVAMSIAGSSRPASGAEHLFSHALDMITPKPALHGEQCGVGTIITAYLHGLKWKTIRETLKKVGAPTNAYELGIDPEYIIEALTIAHTIRPERYTILGKEGLTREAAEKAAKITGVI
- a CDS encoding UPF0179 family protein, which gives rise to MAIITLVGEKLARPGVEFIYYGPAEPCRTCKLAGVCVGNLEPGRRYKILRVRSMPSHSCPLHEGKVRIVEVVEPSVEIAIEPRLAIAGSVIKLGFADCDDPEKQDLFRPEGLFEGDSVKIIEVLGDIECNGKHYKIVKVMRKKD
- a CDS encoding biotin-dependent carboxyltransferase family protein, with product MIDLLNVPSLLTIQDLGRFGYRKLGVSTSGVMDEVSARLANYIVGNPDNAPVLEFLLAGPTILFNASAVFAVAGDVEVKLNGVPIELWRSYWAKRGDVLEVETLRSGLYGYIAFAGGIKCERLLGSCSTYTRAGLGRPLKAGDRLTLGYTLLTGKEGRVLPRELKPDYSAKEKVIRVIPGPNLDHFTDEGIETFLSGSYTVTPESDRMGYRLDGPQIEHSEKGADIVTDAVPIGSIQVPANGKPIIMMADCQTTGGYAKIGMVARVDVPLVAQSRPGERLRFKAVSVEEAQELLRRRERTMKAIRKAFEGEARAYKVSAGGKELVAFVEKD
- the pxpB gene encoding 5-oxoprolinase subunit PxpB, producing MVEFKPAGDSALVISFGEVIDEEINEKVHVVARAIEKASPEWLVEVVPTYSTVYVYYDPLMVSYTEVVEAVKPFLSAEPDDEKSRIVEIPTVYGGDFGPDIEFVAQYNGLSVDDVIEIHSRQFYRVYMLGFTPGFAYLGGMDERIATPRLEKPRLKVPAGSVGIAGKQTGIYPLESPGGWRLIGRTPLKLFDPRKDSPTLLQPGDYVKFVPISEEEFWELYSGGMIND
- a CDS encoding LamB/YcsF family protein encodes the protein MRVDLNSDMGESFGRYKLGLDEEVMNRITSANVATGWHAGDPIVMRKTVRLAKEKGIAVGAHPGYPDLMGFGRRYMKLTPEEARNYILYQIGALYAFTKAEGMELQHVKPHGALYNALVKDEELARAVMEGIADFDKGLIFVTLSGSRAAEIAEEMKLKVAHEVFADRAYNPDGTLVPRGKPGAVIHDKELIAERVISMVKDGCVKAINGEWVELRADTICVHGDNPKAVEIAAYIRRILEEEGVKVVPMGEFIR
- a CDS encoding type II toxin-antitoxin system VapC family toxin, with product MKVQVIDAAIFIQGIDVEGVTTPKVVEEVKDPESGLFLEGLINAGKIRVLMPSRESIEAVREAAKRTGELGELSEADMEILALAYELKAVLFTDDYNLQNIAKTLGIEFKTLKRGIKRVIRWSYVCIGCGKKFTSEPPEGICSDCGSPVRLIPRKRPRRRRRS